The Oscillatoria sp. FACHB-1407 DNA segment GCTTTAGTGACAAAAAATAAAGCACTGGGGCGATCGCCAACTCATTATTAATGATTGATTTAGGAGGACAGCATTGCATTGGAAGACTCTAGACCAACTCGACTTCAATTTGAGCGTCAATTAAGACGGGTGCAGCGCGATGTGTTGCGAATGGGTGCTCTTGTCGAAAATTCTTGCTGGTTAGCCCGTAAAGCCTTGTTTGAACGAGATTTAGATGCAGCCAAGCAAATTGCTCTCCAGGATAAGCAGATTGACCAGTTTTATCGGCAAATCGAACTCGATTGCGTCAACTTAATGGCGTTACAATCTCCCGTAACGCAGGATCTACGACTGTTGAGTGCGCTGATGCAATTGGTGCGTGACCTGGAGCGAATTGGCGACTACGCCGACGACTTAGGCGAGATTGCCATCAAATTATTTCCTTACCCGACGCACTCATCCATGGCTGCGATTCAAACCATGCTTGATCGCTGTAGGGCGATGCTGGCGATGAGTTTAGCGGCTCTCTCTGATTTAGATGCCGAATCAGGATTAGATATTAAGGTCAAGGATGATGCGGTCGATTCTGATTATGAAACGCTGTATAACCTATTAGCGCGTCAAACAAACGTACAGGGAACAATTGAACCGATTATCTTGCTCGTTTTAGTAATTCGCTATCTAGAACGAATGGCAGACCATGCCACTAACATTGGCAAGCGAGTCGCCTATATCGTCACTGGGCAGCGATAGGTGGCGAGTCAACGATAGCCGTCGGAGTTTTTGAAAACTCCGACTTCCCGGTTCTGGGGCGGTAATTAAGAATCGAAAAAAATATCCTTCAAAATTTGACAGTTTTGCACTGAATACGAAAGTATAAATACAATGGAAAACGTGCAAAAATAGCTGAGATTTGTGCACGAACATCGGTGATCTCATTCAGTGTTGATGACCGCTGACTCCTAACAGTTTCCTCAGTGAGTAGCAAATATACCTATTTCCTCTCTCAAAGGTGTGGAGATGGCATATTCAGAAGGTTACTCCTTGGGGAAAGGTAAACACTTGAATGGCTTCTGACTAAATTTCATCTTGCCATAACCACTCAGTAGGGGAAATCGCAGGATGAAATGAGGATTGAACAGAATGAGTATTTCTGTACTGTTTTAGTTCAATTGTTTTGGTTACAGTCGCCTTCAAACATAGCCCTGCTGAGTTTGCTAAGAACGGGTTAAGAGCGCGGGTAATTAGTTTAGGAGTCAGGGAGCCAAACCCATTTAAGAAGGACCAATCGCTACATGGAATTCTCGATCGCAACGCTGCTGGCTAACTTTCCAGATGACAAGTTAGTTGCCCCCAAAGCACTGGAGAAGAAACTCAACTGTGAAGATGAGGAGAGCCTCCGTAAGCTCCAAATTGCCCTTGATGCACTGGAGAAAATTGGCATCTTAGTCAAGGAAAGAGGGAAATATCGCCGCATCTTTGAAGAGGATGTCGTAGAAGGCAAACTTCGCTGTTCGAGCAAAGGTTTTTGTTTTGCCATTCAGGACATCGAAGGCTCAGAAGACATCTATATTCGAGAGAGCCACCTGAGTACCGCTTGGAATGGCGATCGCGTCCTTGTCAAAGTGACGAAAGAGGGGAGCCGTCGTCGCAGCCCGGAAGGAGAAGTCCGGCTGATTTTAGAACGGGCTAACTCATCGGTGCTGGCACGAGTTAAACAGGCGGAGACGAGCTACCGAGCGGTGCCTCTAGACGATCGCCTGCTGTTTGAATTGGAGTTGCAGCCAAACGGACAGGGTTTAGATGAAACCCTGGACAAACTCGTTCACGTTGAGATTGTCCGCTATCCCCTGGGGCAAAACCCGCCTCTGGGGCGCGTGGTACAAATTTTGGGCAGTGATGCTCAAACTGCCTCTGATATTGATATTGTCTGTTGCAAGCACGATTTGCCGCGCCAGTTTTCGGATGCCGTGCTAGAAGCGGCGAAGGCATTGCCGAGCAAAGTCCGTAAAGCCGACTTGAAAAAACGCCTTGACCTGCGAGATTTGCCGACAATCACGATTGATAGCCCGGCAACTCTGGCAAGCTCGGCGATCGATGACGCCATTACCCTTGAGGAATTGGAGGATAACCAGTGGCGGTTGGGCATTCATGTGTCGGATGTCTCCTATTACATTCCGCATCGCTCACCCCTGGATCTGGAAGCACAAAAACGGGGTACCTCGATCCACCTGGGAGATGTGGTGCTGCCCATTCTGCCAGAACCCGTCTTTAGATGTTGTGCACTGGTTCCAGAGCAAGATCGTCTGGTGATCTCGTTGCTCATCATCCTGGATGAAACAGGTCAAGTGCTTGAATTTGAGGTTCAGCCTGGGGTGATTCAGGTGGACTATCAACTGAATTATCAACAGGCACAGGGCATTTTGTTACGCAACCAGCCGGAAGCTGCCGCTGCCGCTGCCTACCCGTTGCCCTCTGCAAAAGAGTTGGATGCCTTTAGCCCTATCTTTGACATGGTTGATCAGCTATATGCCTTGAGCCAGGGCATCCGTGCTCATCGCCAAAACCGGGGGGCATTTGAGTTGAATCTGCCAGAGCGCGTATTCCCGCCCGATGAAACCAGTCCAGAGCTAGCTAAGTTCCTGTCAACTAAGTTTGACTATGACGACGAGGGGGCACTGGGGGCGATGGTGGTGTCTTCTCTGCTGCCTGCCCGCTCAGTGGTGACCGAGTTAATGTTGCTCACCAACCATCTGATTGCATCGCACCTGAAGGCGTTGCAAGTGCCAGCGGTTTATCGCGTTCACCGTACTCCCGACCCGGCGGATGTGCAGGAGTTGCTGAAGCTGGTCAGCAACATGGGAATTGACTCCCATCTGGAGCAGGAAGATGCGGTTCACTCTCGTGATTATCAACGATTAACTCAGGCATTTGCGGAGTCAAAAGCGGAGAAAGTTCTAACTTACCTCCTGCTCTCAACCCTAAAACCTGCGGTCTATAGCACAACCCCCGGCACCCACTTCGGTCTGGCGTTGGAAGACGGCTATACTCACTTCACCTATCCGCTGCGCCGCTATCCTGATCTGCTGGTGCATCGAGTGTTGCATGCCGTGTTTGAGTATGGGCGCGATCGCCGTTCTACTCGCTCTAAAGATGCGGTCGATCTCCGCAGCAGCACCTGCCACGGGCAAATTAACTGGGGTGTATTGCCACCTGAGATTCACAGCGAGTTGGAGGAGAATCTGGGGTCGATCGCCATTCACCTGACTGAGCAGGAACGCCTGGCACAGGAGGCAGAAGCCGACCTGGAAGGGCTGAAGAAAGCTGAATTCATGCAGCAGCACACGGGTGAGGTGTTCCACGGGCTGATCACGGGGGTACAGTCCTACGGCTTCTTTGTAGAGATTGAGGAGTTGTTGGTTGAGGGACTGGTGCATGTCAGTTCCTTGAAGGATGACTGGTATGAATACCGTTCTCGTCAACAAAAGCTGGTGGGACGCAAGAACCGCAAGCAATATCGCCTGGGCGATCGCGTCGAGGTGCAGGTCAAGAGCGTTGACTACTACCGTCAACAGATTGACCTGGTGGCTGTTGGTGGGGGCAGTGAGGCTCTGGATGAAGATGAGGTGGATGAAGCACCCCTACCAGCGGAAGCAGTGCCGCTGTTGGGACACCCTGCTCATGACTATGACGAAGAACCCAACGACGGAGAAGAGTAACAATAAAGAGGTAGTCGTTGATGGTGTACTGTGTCTGCAACTTCTCCTATAACCCGACCTCTCATTCTGGGTGTAACTGGTGCATCGGGGTTAATTTACGCTGTGCGGGCACTCAAGTTTCTGTTGGAGGCAGATTACGCGGTTGAACTGGTTGCCTCCAAATCGACCTACATGGTGTGGCAATCGGAATCAGCCATACGAATGCCCGTAGAACCGCTACAACAGGAACAGTTTTGGCGACAGCAGGCAGGGGTGGAAACGGGTGGCAAACTCCACTGCCATCCCTGGGGCGATGTGGGAGCCTCGATCGCCAGTGGTTCCTTTCGCACTGCTGGCATGGTTGTCATGCCCTGTAGCATGAGTACCGTGGCTAAGTTAGCCAATGGTTTGAGTTCTGATCTATTGGAACGGGCTGCCGACGTGCAACTGAAAGAAGGTCGGAAGCTCATTTTAGTGCCCCGTGAAACGCCCTTTAGCTTGATCCATCTGCGCAATCTGACGGCTCTGGCAGAAGCTGGAGCCAGAATTGTGCCCGCGATTCCTGCCTGGTATCACCACCCACAAACCATTGAAGACCTGGTGGATTTTGTGATTGCGCGTGCCTTTGATCAATTGGACATCGATTGTGTGCCATTGAACCGTTGGGAGGGACGAGACAGTAAGGTAGAGGGGGAGGGAGACGCATAATGGAGCAAAGGACGTTGAAGCCATGGTGAGACTTGTACTGGTACTGGCGATCGCCGGAGGGTTAACACTTTTTGCGCTGCAAAACCTGACCCCGATTTCTCTGGTGATTTTGGGTGTGGCTTCCCAACCGCTGCCATTGGCGGTGTGGCTATTAGGGGCGATTGTCTCAGGTGCTCTGACAACATTGCTGATCTCTGGGCTATTCTCCGCCTCCAATGCCTTTGCGGCTCCTCGTTCAGCCCGCAAGCGATCGCCCAAACGAGTCTCTACCAATTCCTCACCCCGTTGGAATGCGGCCTGGAGCAATCCCAAGGCTGATACTCCCAAACCGCCTCGCAACAATCCTAGAGCGGCTACTCCGACTGGAGACGACTGGGAACCGCGCCCACCTTTGGAGGAGTGGGAGGATTGGGAGGGTTACGAGGAACCTGCCAAATCCTCATCCACGGCTCAAACCAGCTATGCCTCAGACAGCTATGCTCGCTCTGAAAGCCGCTATTCTCAGCCCGATGATTTCGTGCCCACAGCGCAGGAGCAGGAAGTCTGGGATGACTGGGACGAGGATGAGCCAGAGGATAGCCGCTACGAAGACCGTCCTTTAACGGAGGAAGACTCCATTCCCCGCCGCACCGACTTTGAAGTCCGGCAGGAACCCGTCGCCCGCTATCAGTCGGGCACAATCTATTCCTACAGTTATCGCAACCAGGAGGATCGGGAGGATTCCTCAGTCGGCAAAACGGAGGATGTCTATGATGCTGAGTTTCGCGTCATTACGCCCCCATACAACGCTGAGCCAGAAGAACCCACACTCAATGAGCCTGAGCCAATCTACGAGGATAAGGTTGAACCCGTTAACAACCAGGACGATGAGGAAGATTGGCTAGATGACGAGGAGGAGTATGACGAGGAAGAGTATGACGAGAAGGACGATGACGGGAGAGACGATGAGGATGATTGGGATGATTCAGATGATCGAAACAGGCGCGATCGCCCCAAAGGAGATTCCTCTGACGACTGGTAGGCAAGTACACCTCCTGGGACAAGTATGCAATTGACTGATGACAATTGACTATTAACCAGTGACCCATGACCCATGACCATGACGAATAAGATGTTTGACAATCAACTTTTAGACGGTGCAACTGTAAATCAACTGCTACGCGGTACAAATCTCTATCTCATCGGCATGATGGGGTCGGGCAAAACAACCGTGGGTCGCTTGCTGGCGATGCAATTGAAATACAAATTTATCGATACCGATACGATCATTGAGCAACTGACTCAAAAATCGATACCGCAAATCTTTGCTGAGTCTGGAGAGGCGACCTTTCGGGAAATTGAAACCCAGGTGTTGGGGCGAGTGGCAGCGGAAACCCGAACGGCGATCGCCACAGGCGGCGGAATCGTCTTACACCGTCAAAACTGGAGCTATTTGCATCACGGGGTTGTGGTCTGGCTCGATGTTCCGGTTGAACAACTATTAAAGCGTCTCAAAGGCAGTACCAATCGTCCTTTGTTGAATGACCCTGACCCCCAGCAAAAGCTGCAACAGCTTCTCGAACAGCGGCGATCGCTGTATGCCTTGGCAGATGTGCGGGTGAAGGTCGAAACCGAGGAATCACCAAATTCGGTTGCGGCGAGAGTGTTATACGCGGTTGGAGGTGCCATTCAGGCAAAGTTGGCTGAACAGCCTTTTCCCCCAAACAACTAGACTCCAGGCCGTGATTCCAGCCATAGTTCAGTAATCTGTTCAAATTGCAATTAATATTTGATACAAGATCCACTAAGATCGCTACGTTTCGTGTCAACCATTCCTACCTAACCTCTGATGCTCAACAGCGAATACATCCAAAAAGCTGAAGCGACCCGTGTTCGAGTGCTCAGCGAGGCTCTGCCCTATATTCAGCAATTCAGTGGACGCACTGTGGTTGTGAAATATGGTGGTGCAGCCATGAAAGAGAGTCATCTCAAAGAGACAGTGATGCGAGACATCGTGTTTCTCTCATGCGTTGGGTTGCGTCCTGTCGTGGTTCATGGGGGTGGGCCGGAGATCAACTCCTGGCTCGATAAATTGGGGATTGAACCGCAATTTAAAAATGGCTTGCGAGTGACCGATGCTGCCACGATGGATGTCGTCGAGATGGTGCTTGTGGGGCGGGTCAACAAAGAAATTGTGGCGATGATCAATCAAGTGGGAGGTTCTGCTGTTGGGCTTTGCGGTAAAGATGGCAACTTGATTAAGGCACGCCCGCAGGGGCAGGAGGAAATTGGGTTTGTCGGCGAGGTCAGCGGTGTCGATATCAAAATTTTGGATTCTCTCGTTAAAAGTGGCTATATCCCCGTTGTATCCAGTGTTGCGGCTGACGAGAAGGGACAATCCTACAACATCAATGCGGACACCGTTGCTGGCGAAATCGCCGCTGCACTGGGGGCAGAAAAGCTGATTTTGCTGACTGACACATCAGGCATTCTTAAAGATTACAAAGATGTCTCAACCCTGATTCCCAAGTTAGACATTCAAGAAGCCCGCCGTTTGATTGAGACAGGGATTGTTTCTGGAGGCATGATTCCGAAGGTCAACTGTTGTGTGCGATCGCTGGCTCAAGGGGTACGGGCAGCCCACATCCTTGACGGTCGCATTCCTCATGCTCTGTTATTGGAAATCTTCACCGATGCGGGAATCGGTTCCATGCTGGTCGCCTCTGAATTCATGTCGTAGAGGCTTACAAACCGTATATTTGTGGTA contains these protein-coding regions:
- the phoU gene encoding phosphate signaling complex protein PhoU; protein product: MEDSRPTRLQFERQLRRVQRDVLRMGALVENSCWLARKALFERDLDAAKQIALQDKQIDQFYRQIELDCVNLMALQSPVTQDLRLLSALMQLVRDLERIGDYADDLGEIAIKLFPYPTHSSMAAIQTMLDRCRAMLAMSLAALSDLDAESGLDIKVKDDAVDSDYETLYNLLARQTNVQGTIEPIILLVLVIRYLERMADHATNIGKRVAYIVTGQR
- a CDS encoding ribonuclease R family protein; the encoded protein is MEFSIATLLANFPDDKLVAPKALEKKLNCEDEESLRKLQIALDALEKIGILVKERGKYRRIFEEDVVEGKLRCSSKGFCFAIQDIEGSEDIYIRESHLSTAWNGDRVLVKVTKEGSRRRSPEGEVRLILERANSSVLARVKQAETSYRAVPLDDRLLFELELQPNGQGLDETLDKLVHVEIVRYPLGQNPPLGRVVQILGSDAQTASDIDIVCCKHDLPRQFSDAVLEAAKALPSKVRKADLKKRLDLRDLPTITIDSPATLASSAIDDAITLEELEDNQWRLGIHVSDVSYYIPHRSPLDLEAQKRGTSIHLGDVVLPILPEPVFRCCALVPEQDRLVISLLIILDETGQVLEFEVQPGVIQVDYQLNYQQAQGILLRNQPEAAAAAAYPLPSAKELDAFSPIFDMVDQLYALSQGIRAHRQNRGAFELNLPERVFPPDETSPELAKFLSTKFDYDDEGALGAMVVSSLLPARSVVTELMLLTNHLIASHLKALQVPAVYRVHRTPDPADVQELLKLVSNMGIDSHLEQEDAVHSRDYQRLTQAFAESKAEKVLTYLLLSTLKPAVYSTTPGTHFGLALEDGYTHFTYPLRRYPDLLVHRVLHAVFEYGRDRRSTRSKDAVDLRSSTCHGQINWGVLPPEIHSELEENLGSIAIHLTEQERLAQEAEADLEGLKKAEFMQQHTGEVFHGLITGVQSYGFFVEIEELLVEGLVHVSSLKDDWYEYRSRQQKLVGRKNRKQYRLGDRVEVQVKSVDYYRQQIDLVAVGGGSEALDEDEVDEAPLPAEAVPLLGHPAHDYDEEPNDGEE
- a CDS encoding flavin prenyltransferase UbiX, which encodes MSATSPITRPLILGVTGASGLIYAVRALKFLLEADYAVELVASKSTYMVWQSESAIRMPVEPLQQEQFWRQQAGVETGGKLHCHPWGDVGASIASGSFRTAGMVVMPCSMSTVAKLANGLSSDLLERAADVQLKEGRKLILVPRETPFSLIHLRNLTALAEAGARIVPAIPAWYHHPQTIEDLVDFVIARAFDQLDIDCVPLNRWEGRDSKVEGEGDA
- a CDS encoding LapA family protein, whose protein sequence is MVRLVLVLAIAGGLTLFALQNLTPISLVILGVASQPLPLAVWLLGAIVSGALTTLLISGLFSASNAFAAPRSARKRSPKRVSTNSSPRWNAAWSNPKADTPKPPRNNPRAATPTGDDWEPRPPLEEWEDWEGYEEPAKSSSTAQTSYASDSYARSESRYSQPDDFVPTAQEQEVWDDWDEDEPEDSRYEDRPLTEEDSIPRRTDFEVRQEPVARYQSGTIYSYSYRNQEDREDSSVGKTEDVYDAEFRVITPPYNAEPEEPTLNEPEPIYEDKVEPVNNQDDEEDWLDDEEEYDEEEYDEKDDDGRDDEDDWDDSDDRNRRDRPKGDSSDDW
- a CDS encoding shikimate kinase; protein product: MTMTNKMFDNQLLDGATVNQLLRGTNLYLIGMMGSGKTTVGRLLAMQLKYKFIDTDTIIEQLTQKSIPQIFAESGEATFREIETQVLGRVAAETRTAIATGGGIVLHRQNWSYLHHGVVVWLDVPVEQLLKRLKGSTNRPLLNDPDPQQKLQQLLEQRRSLYALADVRVKVETEESPNSVAARVLYAVGGAIQAKLAEQPFPPNN
- the argB gene encoding acetylglutamate kinase translates to MLNSEYIQKAEATRVRVLSEALPYIQQFSGRTVVVKYGGAAMKESHLKETVMRDIVFLSCVGLRPVVVHGGGPEINSWLDKLGIEPQFKNGLRVTDAATMDVVEMVLVGRVNKEIVAMINQVGGSAVGLCGKDGNLIKARPQGQEEIGFVGEVSGVDIKILDSLVKSGYIPVVSSVAADEKGQSYNINADTVAGEIAAALGAEKLILLTDTSGILKDYKDVSTLIPKLDIQEARRLIETGIVSGGMIPKVNCCVRSLAQGVRAAHILDGRIPHALLLEIFTDAGIGSMLVASEFMS